A stretch of Leptospira neocaledonica DNA encodes these proteins:
- a CDS encoding transglutaminase family protein, with the protein MAEYSVRHLTHYTYEKEVSHCLNLAHLCPTSNERQICREFRIEIFPKPKYTEFRTDYFGNTVYSFAVETPHNILSVTAEAKVFTSEPEKKKDRIAISASEILQKLKTVTEKEDLEALEFVGDSSFVNRSVSYKNFLEKYLPMDLPYQEAVLEYVKRFREDFKFKAGSTNIYTPLDEVLEKKEGVCQDFTHLSVAAFRSMGLPCKYVSGYIETYPPPGKPKLRGSDATHAWISVYSPGQGWFDFDPTNGKAITDEYIHTSVGRDFSDVSPLKGILFGGGKHKLKVEVDVSQLGDPNAIGNHI; encoded by the coding sequence ATGGCTGAGTATTCCGTTAGGCACTTAACCCATTATACTTATGAGAAGGAAGTTTCTCATTGTTTAAATTTGGCCCATCTATGTCCTACCTCCAACGAGAGGCAGATCTGTAGAGAGTTCCGAATAGAAATATTTCCCAAACCTAAATATACCGAATTCAGAACGGACTATTTCGGGAATACGGTATATTCTTTCGCAGTAGAGACACCTCATAATATTCTTTCCGTAACTGCAGAGGCAAAAGTTTTTACTTCGGAACCGGAGAAAAAAAAAGACCGTATCGCGATTTCTGCTTCTGAAATATTACAAAAATTGAAAACAGTTACCGAAAAAGAAGATCTGGAAGCCCTGGAATTCGTGGGAGATTCTTCTTTTGTGAACCGTTCCGTTTCTTATAAGAATTTTTTAGAAAAATATCTGCCTATGGATCTTCCTTATCAGGAAGCCGTCTTGGAATATGTGAAAAGATTTCGAGAAGATTTTAAGTTCAAGGCAGGAAGCACGAATATTTACACACCATTGGACGAGGTCTTAGAAAAGAAAGAAGGAGTTTGTCAGGATTTCACACATCTTTCCGTGGCTGCTTTTCGTTCTATGGGTTTACCTTGCAAATATGTATCCGGTTATATCGAAACATATCCGCCTCCAGGAAAACCTAAGTTAAGAGGAAGTGATGCCACTCACGCTTGGATATCCGTATATTCTCCCGGACAAGGTTGGTTTGATTTTGATCCTACAAATGGGAAAGCGATCACAGACGAGTATATTCATACTTCCGTAGGTCGAGATTTTTCTGATGTTTCTCCCCTGAAAGGGATCTTATTCGGAGGTGGAAAACATAAATTGAAAGTAGAAGTGGATGTTTCCCAGTTAGGTGATCCTAACGCGATCGGAAATCATATCTAA
- a CDS encoding circularly permuted type 2 ATP-grasp protein, with translation MNQRTSQATNLLSGYKPASGVYDELCLPDGKSRDKYEFLLRSLNHLGGAELRRRKEDSLRILKESGVTYNVYGDERERVWGLDLFPLLMDSKEWDGIERGLAQRSELLNEILKDVYGPKRSLYEKKIPHEVLFQSGGFLRACAPVYDFTNFRLAFLATDISRDGQGNFYVIGDRVQAPSGSGYALENRIVLSRIFPSLYRDSQVHRVALYFRALRKTLNSFSSNRDREPLTILLTPGPGNETYFEHAYLAGYLGYILAQAEDLTVRDNKVFLKTIEGLQQVDVIFRRVDDWYMDPLELKGDSLLGVPGILGAVRAGNVTVANPIGSGFLENRAIHAYLPSLCKFYLGEDLILPNVPTLWMGDENSRKEVFSNPHKYAIKPAIRSPLDPSVFLSTLQDKEMFELRTKVEIRPERYVAQEILTGSTCPIFSGDSEELLIGKSVLRTFTCLSENGYTSMPGGLVRVSPKADELIITNQRGAISKDLWILASEEKKEFSLLPGQIGRIPLKRKGSGIPSRVADNMFWMGRYAERAENMSRLLRETVHKILEAEESYEKDQFSMLLGILDQLSGYSLGFFETNGLDSLDTIREKIFQLATSPYSSGSIRHDLNFFVGTTKAVRDRISDDTRYLISRLESETPGNSSYDEVLEYLQKLVNLFASLSGLANESMSRETGYFFLDMGKRLERSQFLTKLILATMERASIYNKSMFESLLNVNDIRITYRRRYKYRIEAESVVDILIFDESNPRSLAFQLERLRENTLFSFTGKDEEISEEIQRLTDVLVRFSEEDAKRIFEYADPAGGLRRWLEDILAQLKSVSDAVATKYFRYVENQVRLGGPYG, from the coding sequence ATGAATCAGAGAACTTCCCAGGCCACAAATTTACTCTCTGGATACAAACCCGCCTCGGGAGTCTATGATGAGTTATGCCTTCCCGACGGAAAATCCAGGGATAAATACGAATTTTTACTTCGCTCTCTGAATCATCTTGGCGGAGCGGAATTAAGAAGACGCAAAGAAGATAGCCTCCGTATCCTAAAGGAAAGCGGAGTAACGTATAATGTTTATGGAGACGAAAGGGAGAGGGTCTGGGGACTGGATCTTTTTCCTCTTCTCATGGACAGCAAAGAATGGGACGGGATAGAAAGAGGTCTCGCCCAAAGATCCGAACTACTTAACGAAATTCTAAAGGACGTTTACGGTCCTAAAAGATCTTTATACGAAAAAAAAATCCCCCACGAAGTCCTATTTCAATCCGGAGGATTTTTAAGAGCCTGCGCTCCGGTTTACGATTTTACAAATTTCCGTTTAGCATTCTTGGCCACGGATATTAGCAGGGACGGCCAAGGGAATTTTTATGTGATCGGAGATAGAGTCCAGGCTCCCTCCGGTTCGGGGTACGCTTTAGAAAATCGTATCGTTCTCTCCCGTATTTTCCCTTCTCTCTATCGCGACTCTCAAGTGCATAGAGTTGCCTTATATTTCAGGGCATTAAGAAAAACTTTAAATTCATTTTCTTCTAATAGAGATAGAGAACCTCTCACAATTCTTCTTACGCCTGGCCCCGGAAACGAGACCTATTTCGAACATGCATATCTTGCAGGTTACTTGGGATATATTTTGGCCCAAGCAGAGGATCTAACTGTTCGGGACAATAAGGTATTTCTGAAAACGATAGAAGGTTTACAACAAGTGGATGTGATCTTTCGCCGGGTGGACGATTGGTACATGGATCCCCTTGAGTTAAAGGGAGACTCTTTGTTAGGAGTTCCAGGCATCTTGGGTGCGGTAAGGGCAGGGAATGTCACCGTAGCAAATCCTATCGGTTCCGGATTTTTGGAGAATCGAGCAATCCATGCATATCTTCCTAGTTTATGTAAGTTTTATCTGGGCGAGGATCTGATCCTTCCGAATGTTCCTACTCTTTGGATGGGAGACGAAAATTCCCGCAAAGAAGTATTTTCCAATCCTCATAAATATGCGATCAAACCTGCAATTCGTTCTCCTTTGGATCCGTCCGTATTCCTTTCTACTTTGCAAGATAAGGAAATGTTTGAGTTAAGAACCAAAGTAGAAATAAGGCCGGAACGTTATGTGGCACAAGAGATACTAACCGGTTCTACCTGTCCTATTTTTTCGGGAGACTCGGAAGAACTTCTGATCGGTAAATCGGTGCTAAGAACTTTCACCTGCCTTTCCGAGAACGGATATACTTCTATGCCAGGAGGACTCGTGCGAGTTTCTCCTAAAGCGGACGAACTCATTATCACCAACCAAAGAGGAGCTATTTCCAAAGATCTTTGGATTTTGGCTTCGGAAGAGAAGAAGGAATTCAGTCTTCTTCCCGGACAGATCGGAAGAATACCGCTCAAAAGAAAAGGTTCCGGAATTCCAAGTAGGGTCGCGGACAATATGTTCTGGATGGGACGTTATGCGGAACGGGCAGAGAATATGTCCAGGCTTCTCAGAGAAACAGTCCACAAAATTTTGGAAGCGGAAGAGTCTTACGAGAAGGATCAATTCTCCATGTTACTCGGGATCTTGGACCAACTTTCAGGATACAGTCTTGGATTTTTCGAAACAAACGGATTGGATTCTTTGGATACCATCCGAGAGAAAATATTCCAATTGGCGACTTCTCCTTATTCTTCCGGAAGTATCCGCCATGATCTGAACTTTTTTGTGGGAACTACTAAGGCAGTTCGAGATAGGATCTCCGACGATACACGTTATCTGATTTCCAGGTTGGAGTCTGAAACCCCAGGAAATTCTAGTTACGACGAAGTGTTAGAATATTTACAAAAGCTTGTGAACCTGTTTGCTTCTCTCTCCGGGCTTGCAAATGAAAGTATGAGTCGTGAGACCGGATACTTCTTCCTGGATATGGGGAAAAGATTGGAGAGATCCCAGTTTTTGACGAAGCTGATACTCGCCACGATGGAAAGAGCTTCCATATATAATAAAAGTATGTTCGAGAGTCTTTTGAATGTGAACGATATCCGGATCACTTATAGAAGACGTTATAAATATAGAATAGAAGCGGAATCAGTCGTGGATATTCTTATCTTCGACGAAAGTAATCCTCGTTCACTTGCATTCCAGTTGGAAAGATTAAGAGAGAATACATTATTCTCCTTCACAGGAAAAGACGAAGAAATTTCGGAAGAGATCCAAAGACTCACTGATGTTTTAGTTCGATTCAGCGAAGAAGATGCAAAACGTATTTTTGAATACGCGGATCCTGCCGGAGGACTTCGTAGATGGTTAGAAGATATCCTGGCACAATTAAAATCCGTCTCGGATGCAGTTGCTACCAAATACTTCCGTTATGTGGAAAACCAAGTCAGATTGGGAGGACCGTATGGCTGA